The genomic interval GACGATCAATTAGTATTTAGAAATGAAAGTGAGCGCACTGGAGAAGAAGAATAATTAAAGTGTTATGATCAATAAAGTAAGGCTATTCAGTTATGAATAGCCTTTTTTGTTTGACGCAGAGGTAAAACTCTACGACTGATAGGTAATATTTTATTTTAAATATCTTAATTTAGATTGTAGATACATATCTATGCGATTTGTTTACTTATGTTTTTTATTACTAGTTTGTAGTTGTGCAAATCATTCTAAAACTGCCGATTTTTATGCAGACGTCTCCTCCTATTCTACTCCAACAGATGAGAATTTTACTGTAAATGATGCTGTATTAAATTACAATCAAGGGAATTTTCGAAAAGATCCGAATTTAAAGATTTTTGCTACCACTAATGAAACATTATGGTTTCAAAAGACTATAAAAGATATCACCTTAAATTATTTAAGCATTGCCGTTACATACATTTCCTATTCGCGTGTATATATACTCAGGGATAAGGAGATTATATCTCTTCAAAAAATAAATTCTTACGAAAATTTTCCACATCAATCTTTGTACTACAGACACCCTACTTGGAAGCTACCTAAATTAAAGGCTGGCGATCAACTTTTTGTAGAAGTAAAAAACGCGAGTGGACGCGCACGATTAGAATTTTATTTAGAAAATGAAAATGATTTCTTTAAACGTGTAGAAACAGAATATTTTTTATTTGGAGTATTTATTACTTTTCTAGTATTAATCGTAGTGGGATTGGTTTTTTTCTCGCTTTCGCGAAAGCGGTATTCCATCCTTTTTTACTGTGTGTATATACTCTGCATCATTGTCGAATTTCTAGCTGGTAAAGGAATAGGCGTGCAATATATTTGGTCTGATTCTGGGTTTTTAGTGACCAGCAGCCGAAGTTTTTCTCAGACTATAGGTGTCGCTGCACTATCGTTATTCTATGTATATTTTTACAACTATACATCAAAAACGCTACGTATCAAACGCGTGTTTTTGATATGTGCCTTTACGACAATACCATTTTTACTGGTATACTTTTACAAAGCGATATTCCCATCTTTCCCTACCTTTTACTTATATGTATGGATAGTAAT from Dokdonia sp. Hel_I_53 carries:
- a CDS encoding ATP-binding protein; the protein is MRFVYLCFLLLVCSCANHSKTADFYADVSSYSTPTDENFTVNDAVLNYNQGNFRKDPNLKIFATTNETLWFQKTIKDITLNYLSIAVTYISYSRVYILRDKEIISLQKINSYENFPHQSLYYRHPTWKLPKLKAGDQLFVEVKNASGRARLEFYLENENDFFKRVETEYFLFGVFITFLVLIVVGLVFFSLSRKRYSILFYCVYILCIIVEFLAGKGIGVQYIWSDSGFLVTSSRSFSQTIGVAALSLFYVYFYNYTSKTLRIKRVFLICAFTTIPFLLVYFYKAIFPSFPTFYLYVWIVMKVIIIVFLINHILLAKRGKLPIYLVIGFTLPLIAMLLSQYINPSVSSSWYTIKFVSNIYYLGLIIEIIIFTYYIFNTILEAQKNIVRLRNLNEDLKNNFNEGMLQTQERERDYLLSEVHDTFGGYIAALRIKIATDDKKKAKETLDAFSKDYRYLLNNLYSPKINAANFSETIATYLQKMNVLSDLEIISNINIGDTTLSQNTCIHLYRTLSELISNVIKHAGASMIVVYISQNEEGTIILSVTDDGKGFDETQISTNSYGLSNVKKRVKEINGTLHIDTSDTGTSIHLKIPQNY